The genomic window CATAAAACAATACCTGATCAAGTGAGATGATGCAACTAATAAATAGTTGCAATATAGCCGGTCAGTTCCAGCTATTCGTTCTTCAGTGAAAGGACGCTTGGCCTTGAATTGTTATCTCAGGCAGTAAGCCGAAAAACAGGTGTTTGCCTGCTGCGCGGGGTGTCTTGAAGCCCCATAAGATTAGTTGACAAGACTTGCGGACCATGCTAATCTTACCAGTAAGAAAAAGGAGATAGCCATGAGTTATGCGGGCACCACAACGCTATCGTCAAAGGGTCAGGTCGTTATTCCGGAAGAAATTCGATCCAGGCTCGGTCTTCAAGCGGGGACTCAGTTTGTTGTCATCGCGGATCGAGACGTAGTGATATTCAAGGTCTTGGAGCCGCCTTCTCTTAAGGAATTCAAGGGATTGACGAAACGTGCAAGACGCATTGCCGAGGAGACAGGACTGACCCGCGCCGAAGTCGACAAGGCCATTGTTAAGACTCGCCAAACTAAATGAAAATCATTCTTTCTATGATCGTTATCTAAAATAGTGAAAGCCAAAATACGTTCGCAATTTCGTGGCCATCTGTCAGAAACACCAGACAAGCCGAATATAATTATGAATTCGTATTTCAAAGCGACTTCAAGTGTTTTCTGGCGGAGCGGGTGGTTTTATAGGTCAGGCCGCGATCGGCCACCAGACGCTCGATTTTCGTCCATTCCTCTCGGGTGGAGGACTCTTTTTCCTTGATTTCACAGGGCATGAAAAAAACGCCTTTGGCGGTCACTTTGAATATCTTCGATTCTCACACGGATGAAAGCAGGCGTTCAGGACGAGCTCCCGCCAGGCTTGACATGCCTTTCATGCGCCGGATAGACTCTGCCATGATGATGGACACAATTCTCGGTCAGACAAGGCGGGAAACGCGCGCCGAAACATGGACACGGTTCTCGAAAGGCTGTAGATTAGCGAGATCAGTTGGGAAGAACTGATCGAATATCTTGAGAGCCGGAATGCGGATGTCGGGCCGTTGAGAGAATTCTATGGGCACTGCTTGAAATGGAATCTTCCCACTTTTCCTTCAACAAACGGACGATAGCCTTGTAATGCTTTTTGTGATTGGGCTGCAGAGCGATTAGAAAAACGACGTGAGGAGTCAAGAAGGCGCCGACAGATGATCCGGGCGTGGCGAGCTTCAAGGCCTTCAGCATCCGTTGAATAAAATTTTGTCTGTTTTCCCGAATGAAGTGTTGATAAATCAACAGCGACTTTCCTGAATTCCAGAGAGTTTTCACTTCATTCCAGTACAAATATTTCGATGAGCCTTTTCGTCCGTATGGCTTTGACTTCACCTCCAGCCCGTTGTCAGGGTCGAGAAAAACGAAATCGCATCCTTGGGCATTTCGACAAAGGTCTTCAAACCACAACAGACGGTCTGAAGCCTTATCCGGCACATAGGGGGTGAAGTATTTGGTGTTCGGAAGAACTCCCGCCTTTTCGATCAGCTTGACGCTGCGCGTCCGCCCGGAGTCCAAAAGGCTTTTGATTGTCTGGAACAGATCAGGGTCATAACCAGACCACTTGCCTGGGTGTTTCAGATACGAAATCAACTTTCCGTCTGAGCTGCCGTCATCGGGCGTAAGCATCCAGGCAACCAGCAGACGGAACTGACCGGCATGGATGAGTGCGCGCAGCAGCCCGTATTTGCGGTAGTCGTTGATATCTCCGAAATATTGGTCTTTCATGACATATTCGCTTTAAGCGTGTTTTCCATGTTATCACATCTCTTTTAATGCACACTGGACGTAAGATAATCATTGCTAGGCGCCGCCGGGGCGTCTTATAGGCTGAGCTTCAATCTGACGAAACGATTAAGACAGAACTCCCAACCATAGAATTGGCCGTTTTTTGGGGGGAGAGGACGGCAGCTGCGAGAACTTTGCCGGATTCCGGGCGTCTCTCATATGAGTGTACAAATGACGATGAGGGAACTTGAAGCCATGAATGATGCGCGAGAATGGAAACGATTGTTGCTGTTATGCATCAATATAACTATAATATATAGTTATGAGTGCACAAAACATCAAGTCACATGATTATTTCGCGAAAAACCCGGTTTTCACTCATAGGGATTTCATGACAACTATCATATCCCGGGGACGCACCAGGGCCACGGCCAATAATCTTCTTGCTCTGCACCTCTCCTCCGGCAGGCTTGTGCGGGTGAAGCGGGGATTATATGCGGTTGTTGCGTGGGGCGTCGATGCGGCTGAAGCAACAATCGATCCTTATCTCGTCGCGTCTAAAATGCAGGAGGATTCGGTTGTCGCCTATCACGCCGCTCTTCAATTTCACGGGAAAGCCTACTCGCTTTGGCGAACGTTTCAGTATCTCACAAGAAAGAGAGTTCGAACGGTCCATTTTCGAGACTTGCGGTTTGTTTCCGTTCAGGCGCCCGCGAAAGTCCGCGGACTTCCGGACTTCGGCGGCGGTGTTCGAGAAGTCCGACACGCCGGAGGTCTGGTCAGGGTGACCAGCCTGGAGCGAACACTGGTCGATGTCCTTGAAGCGCCCGAAAAGGGAGGAGGATGGGAAGAGATCTGGCGTTCTCTTGAGATGGTCGAATTTTTCGATCTGGATGAGGTATTCGCCTATGTCCGAAATCTGGGATCGGCGGTGGCTGCGGCGAGAGTGGGTTTTTTCCTGGACCGGAATCGGGAAGCGCTCATGGTCGAGACAAAACGGCTCGAAGA from Acidobacteriota bacterium includes these protein-coding regions:
- a CDS encoding type IV toxin-antitoxin system AbiEi family antitoxin, with product MTTIISRGRTRATANNLLALHLSSGRLVRVKRGLYAVVAWGVDAAEATIDPYLVASKMQEDSVVAYHAALQFHGKAYSLWRTFQYLTRKRVRTVHFRDLRFVSVQAPAKVRGLPDFGGGVREVRHAGGLVRVTSLERTLVDVLEAPEKGGGWEEIWRSLEMVEFFDLDEVFAYVRNLGSAVAAARVGFFLDRNREALMVETKRLEELRALAPEQPRYLDPGREPGRLIQEWNLIVPERVLNRTWEAG
- a CDS encoding AbrB/MazE/SpoVT family DNA-binding domain-containing protein; protein product: MSYAGTTTLSSKGQVVIPEEIRSRLGLQAGTQFVVIADRDVVIFKVLEPPSLKEFKGLTKRARRIAEETGLTRAEVDKAIVKTRQTK